A single region of the Zootoca vivipara chromosome 2, rZooViv1.1, whole genome shotgun sequence genome encodes:
- the PPP4R2 gene encoding serine/threonine-protein phosphatase 4 regulatory subunit 2 isoform X2 gives MLEDFEKRGKKEVCPVLDQFLCHVAKTGETMIQWSQFKGYFIFKLEKVMDDFRTSAPEPRGPPNPNVEYIPFEEMKERILKIVTGFNGIPFTIQRLCELLTDPRRNYTGTDKFLRGVEKNVMVVSCVYPSSEKNNPNSLNRMNGVMFPGNSPSYSERSNINGPGTPRPINRPNVSLSPPMTTNGLPDSPENKESGLSQAEEKISSETSASEPERVQSSSVKNKHPDEDPAEVEEREVKRLKFDKEEEAEGTSNQSGSSDVCSAMVEETETPSESQEKEKETVCERQHCKEEEEEEEESLMTPREIIPERKDQDKDNNTSLTVKEDVSEENNQMEESDETQAEKDLPSEDSESSGSVSSRAGCSETEELGLYASETPEMAAETPMENSDEATEAAEEPMEQD, from the exons ATGTTGGAAG ATTTtgaaaagagggggaagaaggaagtGTGTCCTGTACTGGATCAGTTTCTTTGTCATGTTGCCAAGACTGGAGAGACAAT gaTCCAGTGGTCGCAGTTCAAAggctattttattttcaaattggaGAAAGTGATGGATGACTTCAGAACTTCTGCTCCTGAGCCAAGAGGCCCTCCTAACCCCAACGTGGAGTATATTCCCTTTGAGGAAATGAAAGAACGTATTCTGAAAATAGTCACTGGCTTTAATGG TATCCCCTTCACTATTCAGCGACTCTGTGAACTGCTGACAGATCCAAGGAGGAATTACACAGGAACAGACAAATTTCTCAGAGGAGTAGAAAAG AATGTCATGGTTGTCAGTTGTGTATATCCATCTTCAGA GAAAAACAATCCCAATAGTTTAAACAGGATGAATGGCGTGATGTTTCCTGGAAACTCGCCGAGCTATTCTGAGAG ATCCAATATAAATGGTCCTGGAACACCCCGACCCATCAATCGACCAAATGTTTCTTTGTCACCTCCAATGACAACGAACGGTTTACCAGACAGCCCAGAAAATAAAGAGTCAGGTCTCTCACAAGCAGAAGAGAAAATTAGCAG TGAAACGTCGGCATCTGAACCCGAAAGGGTCCAAAGCAGTTCTGTAAAAAATAAACACCCTGACGAAGATCCAGCCGAAGTTGAGGAGCGTGAGGTAAAAAGACTTAAATTTgacaaagaggaggaagctgaagggACCTCCAACCAAAGTGGCTCCAGCGATGTTTGTTCAGCAATGGTAGAAGAGACCGAGACACCCTCTGAATcccaagagaaagagaaagaaacagtttGTGAGAGGCAACAttgtaaagaagaagaggaagaggaggaag AATCCCTCATGACGCCCAGAGAGATTATTCCAGAAAGAAAAGATCAAGATAAAGACAATAATACTTCCTTAACTGTGAAAGAAGACGTTTCTGAGGAGAATAATCAAATGGAGGAATCTGATGAGACTCAAGCAGAGAAGGACTTGCCTTCTGAAGACAGTGAAAGCAGTGGGTCTGTCAGTAGCAGAGCTGGCTGCAGTGAGACGGAAGAATTGGGCTTGTATGCCAGTGAAACTCCTGAAATGGCGGCAGAGACCCCTATGGAAAACAGCGATGAAGCCACAGAAGCTGCAGAAGAACCTATGGAACAGGATTAA
- the PPP4R2 gene encoding serine/threonine-protein phosphatase 4 regulatory subunit 2 isoform X1 — MDIERLQEALKDFEKRGKKEVCPVLDQFLCHVAKTGETMIQWSQFKGYFIFKLEKVMDDFRTSAPEPRGPPNPNVEYIPFEEMKERILKIVTGFNGIPFTIQRLCELLTDPRRNYTGTDKFLRGVEKNVMVVSCVYPSSEKNNPNSLNRMNGVMFPGNSPSYSERSNINGPGTPRPINRPNVSLSPPMTTNGLPDSPENKESGLSQAEEKISSETSASEPERVQSSSVKNKHPDEDPAEVEEREVKRLKFDKEEEAEGTSNQSGSSDVCSAMVEETETPSESQEKEKETVCERQHCKEEEEEEEESLMTPREIIPERKDQDKDNNTSLTVKEDVSEENNQMEESDETQAEKDLPSEDSESSGSVSSRAGCSETEELGLYASETPEMAAETPMENSDEATEAAEEPMEQD; from the exons ATGGATATCGAGAGGCTGCAGGAGGCGCTGAAAG ATTTtgaaaagagggggaagaaggaagtGTGTCCTGTACTGGATCAGTTTCTTTGTCATGTTGCCAAGACTGGAGAGACAAT gaTCCAGTGGTCGCAGTTCAAAggctattttattttcaaattggaGAAAGTGATGGATGACTTCAGAACTTCTGCTCCTGAGCCAAGAGGCCCTCCTAACCCCAACGTGGAGTATATTCCCTTTGAGGAAATGAAAGAACGTATTCTGAAAATAGTCACTGGCTTTAATGG TATCCCCTTCACTATTCAGCGACTCTGTGAACTGCTGACAGATCCAAGGAGGAATTACACAGGAACAGACAAATTTCTCAGAGGAGTAGAAAAG AATGTCATGGTTGTCAGTTGTGTATATCCATCTTCAGA GAAAAACAATCCCAATAGTTTAAACAGGATGAATGGCGTGATGTTTCCTGGAAACTCGCCGAGCTATTCTGAGAG ATCCAATATAAATGGTCCTGGAACACCCCGACCCATCAATCGACCAAATGTTTCTTTGTCACCTCCAATGACAACGAACGGTTTACCAGACAGCCCAGAAAATAAAGAGTCAGGTCTCTCACAAGCAGAAGAGAAAATTAGCAG TGAAACGTCGGCATCTGAACCCGAAAGGGTCCAAAGCAGTTCTGTAAAAAATAAACACCCTGACGAAGATCCAGCCGAAGTTGAGGAGCGTGAGGTAAAAAGACTTAAATTTgacaaagaggaggaagctgaagggACCTCCAACCAAAGTGGCTCCAGCGATGTTTGTTCAGCAATGGTAGAAGAGACCGAGACACCCTCTGAATcccaagagaaagagaaagaaacagtttGTGAGAGGCAACAttgtaaagaagaagaggaagaggaggaag AATCCCTCATGACGCCCAGAGAGATTATTCCAGAAAGAAAAGATCAAGATAAAGACAATAATACTTCCTTAACTGTGAAAGAAGACGTTTCTGAGGAGAATAATCAAATGGAGGAATCTGATGAGACTCAAGCAGAGAAGGACTTGCCTTCTGAAGACAGTGAAAGCAGTGGGTCTGTCAGTAGCAGAGCTGGCTGCAGTGAGACGGAAGAATTGGGCTTGTATGCCAGTGAAACTCCTGAAATGGCGGCAGAGACCCCTATGGAAAACAGCGATGAAGCCACAGAAGCTGCAGAAGAACCTATGGAACAGGATTAA